The following is a genomic window from Dehalogenimonas sp. 4OHTPN.
TGGACTGCAGGCGACATCTACCGCCTGGGTTACGGCAAGGCAGATCGAAGCCGCCCGGCGCGCCATGACGAGATATATCAAGCGCGGCGGCAAAGTGTGGATCAGGATTTTTCCCGACCATCCGGTAACCGCCAAACCGGCTGAAACCCGCATGGGTTCAGGCAAAGGGGCGCCTGATCATTGGATAGCCGTGGTTAAACGCGGCCGCATGCTGTTTGAAATGGGCGGCGTAGATGAGACTGTCGCCCGCGAGGCGATGCGCCTCGCGGCTTACAAACTGCCGCTGCAAAGCAAGTTCGTG
Proteins encoded in this region:
- the rplP gene encoding 50S ribosomal protein L16 — encoded protein: MQQPKRVKYRKAHKGHRHGEAQAGNRVDFGDYGLQATSTAWVTARQIEAARRAMTRYIKRGGKVWIRIFPDHPVTAKPAETRMGSGKGAPDHWIAVVKRGRMLFEMGGVDETVAREAMRLAAYKLPLQSKFVLKEGAATVSAAEEKA